In Lachnospiraceae bacterium, the DNA window TAAAGCTGTTTACCGTATTTGGCGCTGCCTCAGGCAGCAGTTCTATTACGATGTCAGCTCCATTTGCCATATGGAGTGTGGCTTTTGGGTTTGTCATGGTGTGTCCTCCTAAAGTGAAAGATTCCGAGAGTACATAAACAAGGTATGCTCTAACTCTAGCTTGATTTTACTTGAAATAGGGCGGAAAATCAATATTTATGGATGAGCCTGTGATTGTAAGTTTTATTTGGGTGTAGTATACTTGGCAGTGGCATTTTATAAATTTATCGGCAGAAACTGAAAATGGAGGATGGATAATGGAAACAAAGGAAAATAAGAAAACCTGGAGCATATCTGGTGTGATCATGGTGTTATTTGTGATCACACAGTATATGCTGCGGACAAAAATGTTTATCTATTCCGATGATGTGGTAGCTCAGGAACGCATGCTGACCATGAATCATCAGGAATACATTAAATATATGTTTACATCGGTAAATGGAAAATGGTTTACAGATCCGTTAGGTGCATTTATGGGACAGTGGCCGTTTGAGATGTGGATGGCAGTGGATGTGGTATTATATACCATTGGAGTCTGGCTAGCTGCCTATGTTGTTTCAGCAGCAAGTAAAACATGGGGGGGGGCAGCAATAAAACCCTGAAAACAGAAGCGCCTTATCTGGGCTGTCTGCTGGTTATGTGCTTTCCGGTAAGCTATCTGCTGTCAGCTGGTTTTATTCTTACTAATACCAACTATGTTTATACCTGCATCGGAAGTCTCATGTGTCTGGCTGCAGTAGTGTATTTTACAGAAAATGCAGGCAGAAAGTCTTGGGTAAAGATCATTGCTGCTTTGGGTGGCATTTTGGGTGTGCTGTATGCCAGCAACCAGGAGCAGTCAGCCTGCGTTTTAGGCGGTATGTTATGCGGTTATCTTTTCTGGTATTTTATGACACATGATAAGAAAGTAAATATTCCGGCAGCATTATTTTTAGCAGAAGATGTGGCTGGACTGATTGTTTTAATGACGGCACCTGGTCATCGGATCAGAAGTGGTTCTGTTGGTGGTACGTTTTCTGTTCCGGGATATGAAAAATGGACAGCAGCAAATAAGATAACAGAAGGTATTACAGCAACTGCCGCAAATATTTATTTTCAGCCGGTACAGGTATTTATGATACTGTGTGTCTTATTGTTTATCGCAGCAATCGTGATGCAGGGAAAAAAGTTAAAAGCACTGATCCCGGCGACAGCACTGGTACTTTTTCAGATTTTTGAAATGTGTACGGATTATGAATTTTTTATCATGTATCATGACTTTTCATGGGGGCTTCCGGATACAGATGGAAGTATGGTATCTTTTGCAGTTTTGATCGTGATCACATTATTGGTGGTAGCTGCGGTCTGGAATATATTTGATGATAAATGGGAAGCAGCCGGTATCCTGTGGACATTATTTATCGGGGCCATGTCACGTATTATGATGGGATTTTCAGCAACATTGTTTGGCTCCAGTTTCAGGACCTTTATGTATCAGCTGGTATTGATCGGTTGTGTAGACCTTTACATTTTGATCCGGATACTGGGACGGATCGGTAATAAGGCTGTAAAAACAGGTATTCTTGCAGCATTGACAGTAATTGCATGTATTTCTTATTATAATAATTATCAGTGGCTGATCAGTTATTATCAATGGCTTATGACTAGAAGATAGATGTAGAGAGTACATATTTTATAAAAGAATATTGGGATTTAATCAACTAAGGTCCGAAAGATTTCCGAAGGGTCCGAAAGCCGCCGGTGTACATGACAGATGCGCATTTGAATGAAAATCCTTTGTTCGTGGGCTTGCGCCGCCTATTGTCAGAACTGCGAACCAAACTCGCACGCGTTGCGTGCTCAAACAGTGGTTCTCCGTTCTGACGCTATGCGCGCCCGCTCACGGATTTTCAACAAATGCTTATTCTGTCATGTACACCGGCGGCTTTCTACGTTATTGGCAATAAAAAATGTAGGAGCAAACCAATAAACAGTTTTCATGTAGGAGGGGGATTGTACTTAAGTACGGCATTTTTTATGTGACATATCCAATACAGTAGAAAGGGCTCCTCCATGTATAATAAGCATTCGGTAGGCAATTTTGTTCATTTTGTGAGCATAGCTGGCAGGTTGGAGGCACTGTTTGAGCGAACGTAGTGAGCGAGTTTGCCGGAGACCTGACTAATCGGCGGCGGAGCAAAATGGACAAAATTGCCGTGAATGCGTTTATACATGGAGGAGCCCTTTCGGACCCTATTGAACTAAATCCTAAATTTTATCCGATGATCTGCAGTTCCTTGGGATAATGGTTTAATACTTCTACACCATTTTCTGTTACCAGCACCAGATCTTCTACGCGGACGCCGGTATCACCGGTTAAGTAGATGCCTGGTTCGATGGAGAAGATCATTCCTGGTTTTGCCTGCCAGGTGTTTGCAGAGGAAACATCACCGAATTCATGCTCGGAAAGGCCGATAAAATGTCCAAGGCGGTGATTGAAGTTTGGTCCCCATCCTTCGGCCGAGATCAGGTCTCTGGCAGCAGCATCAAGCTGGCATAAGGGTACGCCCGGGCGGATCTTTGAGATAGCAGTCTCGTTAGCTACTTTGGCGGTCTCATATACTTTTCTGTGGGCATCGCTTACAGTTTTGAAATAGAAGGTACGGGTCATGTCAGAGCAGTAGCCGTCTTTTATGCAGCCTACGTCAAAAAGAACGCAGTCTCCAGGCTTTACAACAGTATCGTCGGGAGAATGGTGTGGGTCAGCAGCATTTGCGCCAAAGGCAACTAATGGTTCAAAGGAATAGCCATCTGCGCCCAGATCCAGGTAGATCTGAAGCATCTGGTCAGCTACTTCTTTTTCAGATATGCCTTCATGGATCAGATCCTTGAATTTAGCCATGGCTTTGTCGTTAATAGCAGAGGAGATACGCATTTTTTCCTGTTCTTCGGTATCTTTTACACCTCTGGTGATATCAACAGCCAGAGAGCCGTTTACGAAGCCGGCAGCAGCTTTCATTTCCATAAGAGGCAGAAGGAAGCGTGCTTTTAAGTCCTTGTCTACGCCGAGAACAGCATTTTTATCCAGATGGGCGGCAACGATCTCCGGTACCGGATCTGTGTCGGAATACCATACTTTTTCAACACCTACATCACCGGGGACATTGAAAAGGTGGTTTAAGAAATAGTAATGATGTCCGTCAGCCTTTAACAGAAGTGCATAAAAACGCTCAATAGGAGCCATGGAAATCCCTGTAAGGTAGCAGATAGACATTGGATCGGTAATGAGCATCTGATCTACGCCCTGTTCTTTTAAGGCAGCCAGAATGCGGTTTGCTCTTGCTTCATTCATGATAAATATTCTCCTTTATAACTTTTATAAATTCATGGCGCCGGGGCTGAAAACCAGCCTTCCGGCGCCATAATACTGTACTATGATAGTGTTGTCAGGCAACCTTGCTTTTTGCGTATCTGCATGCAAGACAGATGAGAAAGTTTGCCATTAAAATTGTGTTCTCAGTTTCGGATCTAACAGGTCTCTTAAACCATCGCCAATGAAATTGGCACCTACCGCCATGGTGAAAATGGCAAGTCCCGGAAAACCGGCAACCCAGAATTTATTGAAGTAATCTACGCCGTCAGAAACCATCATTCCCCATTCCGGTGTTGGCGGGGCGGAACCAAGTCCCAAGAAGCTTAAAGTAGAGAACATCAGTATCTTGTTTCCGATATCTGTGGTAGCCATGATCAATACGGAGCTGACGCTGTTTGGGATGATCTCTTTTAAAAGGATACGCATGCGGGAAGCACCAAGGGCCTCCGCTGCATTCACGTATTCATTTTCCTTTACGCTTAGAACAACGCTTCGCATCAGGCGTGCGTAAGTAGGCCATGAAACAATGACAAGGGCAAACATGGTGTTGAACAGGTTGGAGCCCATAACTGCGTTGATGATCATTGCCAGGATCAAGGATGGGAAAGACAGGATCATTTCGGAAAAACGCATCATCACATTATCCAGCCAGCCGCCTGCGTAACCGGCCAGTGCGCCGTAAAAGGTGCCGATAATGCCTGCAATGATAACGGAGAGACACCCTGCAAGAAGAGAATAACGTCCGCCGTAGATCACACGGCTGAAAATGTCACGTCCAAAGTTATCTGTGCCGAACCAGTGGATGGCAGAAGGTGCCTTTAAACGCATGGACAGATCCTGTGTGATTGGGTCGTAAGGAGCAATAGCAGGTGCTAAAACAGCTGCTAAGATCCATCCAAGACAGATCAAAATACCCAGTGTAAACAGGTAATTGGATTTTAATAATTTTTTCAGGGAATGGATCATGGTTAATTGCACCTCACTCTTGGGTCGATAATGCCGTAGAGGATATCGACCACTGTATTGATGATCATATAGTTTAATGCGATCAGCAGTGCCACGCCGATGATCGCCGGATAGTCAGCTGCCATGACGGATTCGTAGGCAAACTGGCCTACTCCCGGCCATTTGAAAATGGTTTCTACTAATACCATACCGCCAAGAAGGTTTCCAAGTCCCAGTCCAATAACGGTCATAACCGGGATCAGTGCATTTCCAAGTGCATGTTTTAAGATCAGGCAGAGACTGTTTAAGCCTTTTGCCTTTGCTGTGCGGACATAGTCAGTAGATAAGGCATCTAACAGGTTAGAACGGGTGGTTCTGGTGATCAGGCCCATGGTAAAGGCAGCCAGAACAATACTTGGAAGGATCAGGTGACGGATGGCATCCATGGCTTTTGCCGGATTTCCCTCGATCAGACTGTCGATCACATACATTCCCGTAACGGAGGCCGGGGCAGAGAAAGAATTGCTTAAACGGCCCGGTCCCGGGAATATTTTTAACTTATAGTAGAAGAAATACAGCATCAGCAGCGCAAACCAGAAAGCCGGAATGCTGACGCCGGTTACGGAAATGGCCCGGACGATCTGATCTAAGATACTGTTGCGGCGGATGGCGGAAATGATACCAAACAGGATGCCGAAAACAGAAGCAATCACGATGGAAAACAGGGCCAGTTCCAGAGTAGCGGGATAGCATC includes these proteins:
- a CDS encoding Xaa-Pro peptidase family protein → MNEARANRILAALKEQGVDQMLITDPMSICYLTGISMAPIERFYALLLKADGHHYYFLNHLFNVPGDVGVEKVWYSDTDPVPEIVAAHLDKNAVLGVDKDLKARFLLPLMEMKAAAGFVNGSLAVDITRGVKDTEEQEKMRISSAINDKAMAKFKDLIHEGISEKEVADQMLQIYLDLGADGYSFEPLVAFGANAADPHHSPDDTVVKPGDCVLFDVGCIKDGYCSDMTRTFYFKTVSDAHRKVYETAKVANETAISKIRPGVPLCQLDAAARDLISAEGWGPNFNHRLGHFIGLSEHEFGDVSSANTWQAKPGMIFSIEPGIYLTGDTGVRVEDLVLVTENGVEVLNHYPKELQIIG
- a CDS encoding ABC transporter permease; its protein translation is MIHSLKKLLKSNYLFTLGILICLGWILAAVLAPAIAPYDPITQDLSMRLKAPSAIHWFGTDNFGRDIFSRVIYGGRYSLLAGCLSVIIAGIIGTFYGALAGYAGGWLDNVMMRFSEMILSFPSLILAMIINAVMGSNLFNTMFALVIVSWPTYARLMRSVVLSVKENEYVNAAEALGASRMRILLKEIIPNSVSSVLIMATTDIGNKILMFSTLSFLGLGSAPPTPEWGMMVSDGVDYFNKFWVAGFPGLAIFTMAVGANFIGDGLRDLLDPKLRTQF
- a CDS encoding ABC transporter permease, which encodes MGELKFIGKRVVYLAVMLFGVATLVFILTKMIPGDPVVANLSQRALNDPEIVAAYRAKHGLDRPLIVQYIYYIRDLLHFDLGTSIRTSRPVLDDLARCYPATLELALFSIVIASVFGILFGIISAIRRNSILDQIVRAISVTGVSIPAFWFALLMLYFFYYKLKIFPGPGRLSNSFSAPASVTGMYVIDSLIEGNPAKAMDAIRHLILPSIVLAAFTMGLITRTTRSNLLDALSTDYVRTAKAKGLNSLCLILKHALGNALIPVMTVIGLGLGNLLGGMVLVETIFKWPGVGQFAYESVMAADYPAIIGVALLIALNYMIINTVVDILYGIIDPRVRCN